A region of Sugiyamaella lignohabitans strain CBS 10342 chromosome A, complete sequence DNA encodes the following proteins:
- the SNX4 gene encoding Snx4p (Sorting nexin; involved in retrieval of late-Golgi SNAREs from post-Golgi endosomes to the trans-Golgi network and in cytoplasm to vacuole transport; contains a PX phosphoinositide-binding domain; forms complexes with Snx41p and with Atg20p; GO_component: GO:0005737 - cytoplasm [Evidence IEA,IEA]; GO_component: GO:0005829 - cytosol [Evidence IDA] [PMID 12048214]; GO_component: GO:0005769 - early endosome [Evidence IDA] [PMID 17420293]; GO_component: GO:0005768 - endosome [Evidence IEA]; GO_component: GO:0010008 - endosome membrane [Evidence IEA]; GO_component: GO:0019898 - extrinsic component of membrane [Evidence IDA] [PMID 12048214]; GO_component: GO:0016020 - membrane [Evidence IEA,IEA]; GO_component: GO:0000407 - pre-autophagosomal structure [Evidence IDA] [PMID 12048214]; GO_component: GO:0000407 - pre-autophagosomal structure [Evidence IDA] [PMID 18497569]; GO_function: GO:0008289 - lipid binding [Evidence IEA]; GO_function: GO:0035091 - phosphatidylinositol binding [Evidence IEA]; GO_function: GO:0032266 - phosphatidylinositol-3-phosphate binding [Evidence IDA] [PMID 11557775]; GO_function: GO:0032266 - phosphatidylinositol-3-phosphate binding [Evidence IDA] [PMID 12554655]; GO_process: GO:0032258 - CVT pathway [Evidence IMP] [PMID 12048214]; GO_process: GO:0032258 - CVT pathway [Evidence IMP] [PMID 12554655]; GO_process: GO:0034498 - early endosome to Golgi transport [Evidence IGI,IMP,IPI] [PMID 12554655]; GO_process: GO:0000422 - mitochondrion degradation [Evidence IMP] [PMID 19793921]; GO_process: GO:0034727 - piecemeal microautophagy of nucleus [Evidence IMP] [PMID 18701704]; GO_process: GO:0006623 - protein targeting to vacuole [Evidence IMP] [PMID 12554655]; GO_process: GO:0015031 - protein transport [Evidence IEA]; GO_process: GO:0006810 - transport [Evidence IEA]): protein MSDFTNVTWDSADADEAAASESSHNAAGPSSAYNDDTFHPTDTDYVSNGDEGGIGSSSEAGPSSSSHLFASTKSDIYFNCLVNDPQKEQDGQNAYITYCVSTETNSPSFQNATARVRRRFSDFVYLYNTLLNQYPAVAVPPLPDKSRLEYIKGDRFASEFTLKRATSLTRFLSRVTHHPLLKKSRSLYTFLESDDWNAYKKHKGGSRLSSASGGGTDLVNPNTAPEVVSVLDGISDTFLNAFAKVNNQSQELIEVKERADKLDDNLGAIIKTFSRVVRRQSDLVHDLDEFSQQMKKLSTLEPQLGREFQEFARGVEYFSQNANILREQVDNDYIVSLRDMENYVASIKGLIRARDQKQLDFEGLSDYLTKAESDRNTLLSGGGSNFLRNKVEDLRGINHEVARKERLNKLESKIKDLQQEVSGAKITSEKFEEVTLNEVAIFESIKSLEMKDTLAGLADGHIEFYQNMIKEWSSIAKTIGAQPDA, encoded by the coding sequence ATGTCTGACTTCACAAACGTCACTTGGGACTCagcagatgctgatgaagcagcggcGAGTGAATCTTCTCACAATGCCGCTGGACCATCGAGTGCATATAACGACGATACATTTCATCCTACAGATACGGATTATGTGTCGAATGGTGATGAAGGTGGAATCGGGTCTAGTTCTGAAGCAGgtccatcttcatcatcccaTCTCTTTGCATCTACCAAATccgatatttatttcaattgtttAGTGAATGATCCTCAGAAAGAACAAGACGGCCAGAACGCCTATATCACATACTGTGTGTCCACAGAAACCAATAGTCCTAGTTTCCAGAATGCCACGGCAAGGGTGCGACGACGGTTTTCAGACTTTGTGTATTTGTATAACACACTGCTGAACCAGTACCCGGCAGTGGCTGTACCTCCTCTACCAGACAAATCTCGATTAGAGTATATTAAAGGAGACAGATTTGCTAGTGAATTCACCCTTAAAAGAGCAACTTCATTAACTCGCTTTCTCTCCAGAGTCACTCACCATCCTCTGCTTAAGAAGTCTAGATCTCTTTACACTTTTCTTGAGAGTGATGATTGGAACGCCTATAAAAAGCATAAAGGCGGTTCAAGGTTATCTAGTGCCAGTGGCGGTGGTACTGACTTGGTCAACCCAAATACTGCTCCTGAAGTGGTTTCTGTCCTTGATGGTATCTCTGATACCTTCCTAAATGCATTCGCCAAAGTCAACAACCAGTCTCAAGAGCTCATAGAAGTCAAAGAAAGAGCTGACAAACTCGATGATAACCTTGGTGCGATTATCAAGACGTTTTCTCGAGTTGTTCGCCGCCAGTCAGATCTCGTTCATGATTTAGACGAGTTTTCtcagcagatgaagaagctgtCCACTTTAGAACCACAGTTGGGACGGGAATTTCAAGAATTCGCTAGAGGTGTTGAGTACTTTTCGCAAAATGCCAATATTCTTCGCGAACAAGTCGATAACGATTATATTGTGTCGTTACGGGACATGGAGAACTATGTAGCATCCATCAAGGGCCTTATTCGAGCGCGTgaccagaaacaattagACTTCGAGGGTCTTTCAGACTATCTCACTAAAGCCGAATCTGATAGGAATACACTACTTTCTGGTGGAGGTAGCAATTTCCTACGTAACAAGGTCGAGGACTTGCGAGGAATCAATCATGAAGTCGCTCGTAAAGAGCGACTCAATAAACTGGAATCGAAGATTAAAgatcttcaacaagaagTGTCTGGCGCTAAAATCACCTCGGAAAAGTTCGAGGAGGTTACTCTTAACGAAGTCGCCATCTTTGAAAGCATTAAATCGCTCGAAATGAAAGACACTCTTGCTGGCCTTGCTGACGGACACATCGAGTTCTATCAGAACATGATCAAGGAATGGTCCTCCATCGCCAAAACCATCGGTGCCCAACCTGATGCCTAA